In Streptomyces sp. NBC_01426, one genomic interval encodes:
- the nuoE gene encoding NADH-quinone oxidoreductase subunit NuoE, with protein sequence MPQLPAPDYPAEVRERLAADAAEVIARYPDSRSALLPLLHLTQSEEGYVSRTGIRFCAEVLGLTTAEVTAVATFYTMYRRKPSGDYQVGVCTNTLCAVMGGDAIFDELKEHLGVGNNETTPDGKVTLEHIECNAACDFAPVVMVNWEFFDNQTPQSAKALVDDLLADRPVEPTRGAPLCTYKETARILAGFPDEREGAVEATGGAGPASLIGLRLFRGEAPQQGGRVVAPRGEAPHDAPMPGSRHLSSHDAPQETSASDPDHPAGPAAEEGE encoded by the coding sequence ATGCCCCAGTTGCCGGCCCCCGACTACCCGGCGGAGGTGCGCGAGCGGCTCGCGGCGGACGCCGCCGAGGTCATCGCCCGCTACCCCGACAGCCGCTCCGCGCTGCTGCCGCTGCTGCACCTGACCCAGTCCGAGGAGGGCTACGTCTCGCGCACCGGCATCCGGTTCTGCGCCGAGGTGCTCGGCCTGACCACCGCCGAGGTCACGGCCGTCGCGACCTTCTACACGATGTACCGGCGCAAGCCGTCCGGCGACTACCAGGTGGGCGTCTGTACCAACACCCTGTGCGCGGTGATGGGCGGCGACGCGATCTTCGACGAGCTCAAGGAACACCTGGGCGTCGGCAACAACGAGACCACCCCCGACGGCAAGGTCACGCTGGAGCACATCGAGTGCAACGCGGCCTGCGACTTCGCCCCCGTGGTGATGGTCAACTGGGAGTTCTTCGACAACCAGACCCCCCAGTCGGCCAAGGCCCTGGTGGACGACCTGCTGGCCGACCGCCCGGTCGAACCGACCCGGGGCGCGCCGCTGTGCACGTACAAGGAGACGGCCCGGATCCTGGCCGGGTTCCCCGACGAGCGCGAGGGCGCGGTCGAGGCGACCGGCGGAGCGGGTCCGGCCTCCCTGATCGGGCTGCGGCTCTTCCGCGGCGAGGCGCCCCAGCAGGGCGGCCGGGTGGTCGCCCCGCGCGGCGAGGCTCCGCACGACGCCCCGATGCCCGGCTCGCGGCACCTCAGCTCGCACGACGCGCCACAGGAGACGTCGGCGTCCGACCCCGACCACCCGGCCGGACCGGCAGCCGAGGAGGGGGAGTGA
- a CDS encoding NADH-quinone oxidoreductase subunit D has product MSTSHHASSRETTEGLVYTVTGGDWDEIVQSAARADDERIVVNMGPQHPSTHGVLRLILEIDGETVTEARCGIGYLHTGIEKNLEFRNWTQGTTFVTRMDYLTPFFNETAYCLGVEKLLGITDQIPDRATVIRVLLMELNRLSSHLVCIATGGMELGATTIMIYGFRDRELILDIFELITGLRMNHAFIRPGGLAQDLPPGAVDQLRDFVKTMKKNLPEYDKLATGNPIFKARMQDVGYLDLTGCMALGATGPILRSAGLPHDLRKTDPYCGYENYEFDVPTTESCDSYGRFLVRLEEMRQSLRIVEQCLERLEPGPVMVADKKIAWPAQLAMGPDGLGNSLDHIRNIMGTSMEALIHHFKLVTEGFRVPAGQAYAAVESPKGELGVHVVSDGGTRPYRVHFRDPSFTNLQAMAAMCEGGQIADVIVAVASIDPVMGGVDR; this is encoded by the coding sequence ATGTCCACGTCCCACCACGCCTCCTCCAGGGAGACCACCGAGGGCCTCGTCTACACCGTCACCGGCGGTGACTGGGACGAGATCGTCCAGTCGGCGGCCCGCGCGGACGACGAGCGGATCGTCGTCAACATGGGTCCCCAGCACCCGTCCACCCATGGCGTGCTCCGCCTGATCCTGGAGATCGACGGCGAGACCGTCACCGAAGCCCGCTGCGGCATCGGCTACCTGCACACCGGCATCGAGAAGAACCTCGAATTCCGGAACTGGACGCAGGGCACCACCTTCGTGACGCGCATGGACTACCTGACGCCGTTCTTCAACGAGACGGCGTACTGCCTGGGCGTCGAGAAGCTGCTCGGCATCACCGATCAGATCCCGGACCGCGCCACCGTCATCCGCGTCCTGCTGATGGAACTCAACCGGCTCTCCTCCCACCTGGTGTGCATCGCCACCGGCGGCATGGAGCTGGGCGCGACCACGATCATGATCTACGGGTTCCGCGACCGCGAGCTGATCCTCGACATCTTCGAGCTGATCACCGGCCTGCGGATGAACCACGCGTTCATCCGCCCCGGCGGCCTGGCCCAGGACCTGCCCCCGGGCGCCGTGGACCAGCTGCGCGACTTCGTGAAGACCATGAAGAAGAACCTCCCGGAGTACGACAAGCTCGCCACCGGCAACCCCATCTTCAAGGCCCGCATGCAGGACGTCGGCTACCTCGACCTGACCGGCTGCATGGCGCTCGGCGCCACCGGCCCGATCCTGCGCTCCGCCGGCCTCCCGCACGACCTGCGCAAGACGGACCCGTACTGCGGCTACGAGAACTACGAGTTCGACGTGCCGACCACCGAGTCCTGCGACTCCTACGGCCGGTTCCTGGTCCGCCTGGAGGAGATGCGCCAGTCGCTGCGGATCGTCGAGCAGTGCCTGGAACGCCTGGAGCCGGGCCCGGTCATGGTCGCCGACAAGAAGATCGCCTGGCCGGCGCAGCTGGCCATGGGCCCCGACGGGCTCGGCAACTCGCTCGACCACATCAGGAACATCATGGGCACCTCCATGGAGGCCCTCATCCACCACTTCAAGCTGGTGACCGAGGGCTTCCGGGTGCCGGCCGGGCAGGCGTACGCGGCTGTCGAGTCCCCCAAGGGCGAGCTCGGCGTCCACGTCGTCTCCGACGGCGGCACCCGCCCCTACCGGGTCCACTTCCGCGACCCGTCCTTCACCAACCTGCAGGCCATGGCCGCGATGTGCGAGGGCGGCCAGATCGCCGACGTGATCGTCGCCGTCGCCTCCATCGACCCCGTGATGGGAGGCGTCGACCGATGA
- a CDS encoding NADH-quinone oxidoreductase subunit C, producing MSDDPAVQNGNGNGDGNNVPAPRGTTGPEVIGVRKGMFGAAAGGDTSGYGGLVRTVAMPGATSRPYGSWFDEVADEFEGALEEQGLVPEHAIEKTVVDRGELTFHVAREHLVRVARTLRDDPALRFELCTGVSGVHFPGDKGRELHAVYHLRSLTHGRILRLEVSVPDTDRHLPSLVEVYPTNDWHEREAYDFFGLIFDGHPALTRIMMPDDWQGFPQRKDYPLGGIAIEYKGAQIPAPDQRRSYS from the coding sequence GTGAGCGACGACCCGGCCGTGCAGAACGGCAACGGCAACGGGGACGGGAACAACGTTCCCGCCCCCAGGGGCACCACCGGCCCCGAGGTGATCGGCGTCCGCAAGGGCATGTTCGGCGCCGCGGCCGGCGGGGACACCAGCGGCTACGGCGGCCTCGTCCGCACCGTGGCCATGCCCGGCGCGACGAGCCGTCCGTACGGGTCCTGGTTCGACGAGGTGGCCGACGAGTTCGAGGGCGCCCTGGAGGAACAGGGCCTGGTCCCCGAGCACGCCATCGAGAAGACGGTCGTCGACCGCGGCGAGCTGACCTTCCACGTGGCCCGCGAGCACCTCGTGCGCGTCGCACGGACCCTGCGCGACGACCCGGCCCTGCGCTTCGAGCTGTGCACCGGCGTCAGCGGGGTGCACTTCCCCGGGGACAAGGGCCGCGAACTGCACGCCGTCTACCACCTGCGCTCGCTCACCCACGGGCGGATCCTGCGCCTGGAGGTGTCCGTCCCGGACACCGACCGGCACCTGCCGTCGCTCGTCGAGGTCTACCCGACCAACGACTGGCACGAGCGCGAGGCGTACGACTTCTTCGGCCTGATCTTCGACGGCCACCCGGCCCTGACCCGAATCATGATGCCGGACGACTGGCAGGGGTTCCCGCAGCGCAAGGACTACCCGCTCGGTGGCATCGCCATCGAGTACAAGGGCGCCCAGATCCCGGCTCCCGACCAGCGGAGGTCGTACAGCTGA